The Tropicibacter oceani DNA segment GCCGCCCTGGGCTATGCCGCACAGGCCGCGGGCACCACGCCAGCAGGCGTGCCCATCCTGTTCGAGGAAAAGACCGACGTTGACGGGCATGATGCCAGCACGCTGGCCTATTTCGTCGATTTAAACGGCACGCCGATCGTCATGGCCAATACCATGGTGATCCTGCCCAAACGCGCGCTCCAGTTTCAGACCTATGTGATCGGGGCGCGTGAAATGTCTGATCAACACCGGGCCTTTCACGCCGAATTCCTTGACGTGTTGGACATTGCCGAATGACGGCACCTGCTGAGCACACACGGGGCTGCGGCGCCACCCGGCGTTTGTCGCAGCGGCGACAGGCCGTTGACCGATCGGCCCGCATCGCAGCCCGCCCCCATGCGGGCAGCGCAAGCACAACGACAAACCGGAGCTGGCCATGAACAGTGGAGCATATGACGATCGCGGCAACCGCGACCAGAGCCTGGGCAATTCGGCGGGCATGGGAACGGTGGATGGCTATCGCGGCGACGGCGTGGCGCGTCCCGGCGCGCCCGGCCCTTTCCTGATCGGCGAGGCGATGACCGGCGGCTATGGCAAGGGACCCGATATCCTGCACGATTGCACGATTGCCGTCGAAAAAGGCGAGATTGCCGTGATCGTCGGCCCCAATGGCGCGGGCAAATCGACGGCGATGAAGGCGATCTTTGGCATGCTGGACGTGCGCAGCGGCTCGGTCCGGCTGGACGGCGCGGACATCACCGCGCTGAGCCCGCAGGCGCGGGTGCGGCAGGGCATGGGCTTTGTGCCGCAGACGCACAACATCTTTACCTCGATGACGGTGGAAGAGAACCTTGAGATGGGGGCCTTTATCCGCACCGATGATTTTCGCAAGACCATGGCGCAGGTCTATGAGCTGTTCCCGATCCTGCATGAAAAGCGCCACCAGGCGGCGGGCGAATTGTCGGGCGGGCAGCGCCAGCAGGTGGCCGTGGGCCGGGCGCTGATGACCCAGCCCAAGGTGCTGATGCTGGACGAGCCCACGGCGGGGGTGTCGCCCATCGTCATGGACGAATTGTTCGACCGCATCATCGAGGTCGCGCGCACCGGGATTTCCATCCTGATGGTCGAACAGAACGCGCGGCAGGCGCTGGAGATTGCCGACAAGGGCTATGTGCTGGTGCAGGGGGCGAATGCCCATACCGGTACGGGCAAGGATCTGTTGGCGGATGACGAAGTGCGTCGTTCCTTTCTTGGGGGCTGAGCGCGTGGCGGGGTTGCAATTGAGTATTTGGACCAAGAAGAAGCTGGGCGTGCTGGCCCTGTGCCTGCTGCCCGGCGCGGCGCTGGCGCAGGATGACGCAGCGCAGGATGAACTGGCGCAGGCGCCCGAGCAGCTGACCGTGGAGACCGCCCCGGTTCAGGAGCGCATGACGCTGAGCTGTGCCTTTGCGCAGGAATGTTACGAGACCGAGGCCTGCCAGGAGGCGGGCTATGGGTTCGAGCTGACCGGCCGGGCCGGCGGCATGGACCCGCAGACGCTGGTTGTCGACGGCACGCTGCGGTCGGAAACCGGCGATGTGCCGATGGTCGGTGTCCGCTCGGAGGGGCTGTATTCGCTGTCGGGCGGCGGGTTTGAAGGGCGGCACCTGTTGACCATCGGGGCCGAGGGCGAGGCGCGCTATACGGTGCACTATTCCGATCCGGTCATGGTGGTGTCCTATGTCGGCCAATGCTTGGAGGTGAAGTGATGGATCTTCTCAACGCGCTGGTCGCGCTGGCCAATTTTGTTCTGATCCCTGCGGTCGCCTATGGCAGCCAGCTGGCGCTGGGGGCGCTGGGGGTCACGCTGATCTATGGCATCTTGCGGTTTTCCAACTTTGCCCATGGCGATACCATGGCCTTTGGCACCATGGTGACGATCCTGTTCACCTGGTGGTTCCAGAGCATGGGTCTGTCGCTGGGGCCCTTGCCCACGGCGCTGTTGGCCATTCCTTTCGGCATCGCGGGCACCGCGCTTTTGGTGCTGGGCACCGACCGGGTCGTCTATCGGTTCTACCGGGCGCAAAAGGTCAAGCCGGTGATCCTGGTCATGGTCTCGCTTGGGGTCATGTTCGTCTATAACGGCATCACCCGGATCATCCTGGGGCCGGATGACCAGAACTTTGCCGATGGCGAACGGTTCCTGATTTCCGCCCGTGATTTCAAGGCCATGACCGGCCTTGACGAGGCGCTGGCGATCCGCACCACGCAGGCGCTGACCGTGGTTGTCGCGGTGATCGTGGTGGCGGCGCTGTTCTGGTTCCTGAACCGCACGCGCACCGGCAAATCCATGCGCGCCTATTCCGACAACGAGGACCTGGCCCTGCTGTCCGGCATCAACCCCGAAAAGGTCGAACGCGTGACCTGGGTGATCGTCGCCGCGCTGGTGACCATCGCCGGGGTTCTGTACGGGCTGGACAAGTCCTACAAGCCCTTCACCTATTTCCAGCTGCTGCTGCCGATCTTTGCCGCGGCCATCGTCGGCGGCCTTGGCAACCCGCTGGGCGCGATCCTGGGCGGCTTTGTCATCGCCTTTTCCGAGGTCGGCATCACCTATGCCTGGAAAAAGGTGCTGGGCTATGCCCTGCCCGACAGCCTGGCGCCGGACGGCTTGGTGCAGCTGCTGTCGACCGACTACAAATTCGCGGTCAGCTTCGTGATCCTGGTGATCGTGCTGCTGATCAAGCCCACCGGCCTGATGAAGGGGAAATCGGTATGAACTTGACGCTTCGGACCTGGGCGCTGTTTGCGCTGGTGGCGGTGCTGATCATCGGCACCGGATTTCTGCAAAGCTGGAACACGGCGCTGTTCATCCTGAACTTTGGCCTGATCAGCGCGATCATGTCGCTGGGGGTGAACCTGCAATGGGGCATCGCCGGGTTGTTCAACGTCGGGATCATGGGCTTTGTCGCGCTGGGTGGCCTTGCGGTTGTGCTGACCTCGATGCCCCCGGTGGCCGAGGCCTGGGCGGCGGGCGGTTTGCGCATCCTGCTGGGGCTGGCGATCGGCGTGGCGGTTCTGGTGGCGGCGGTGTTGGCGCACAAGCGACTGAAAAAGGGCTGGCTGGTGGCGGTGATCGTCGTGGGCGGGTTTTTCACCTTTCGCGCGGTCTTTGACGGCGGCGTCGAAGCGGTCGAGGCGGTCAACCCTTCGGTGTCGGGTTACCTTGGCGGGCTGGGCCTGCCGGTGCTGATGGCCTGGCCGATCGGCGGCCTGCTGGCGGCGGGCGGTGCCTGGGTGATCGGCAAGACGGCGCTGGGGCTGCGCAGCGATTACCTGGCCATTGCGACGCTGGGCATTTCGGAGATCATCATCGCGGTGATGAAGAACGAGGACTGGCTGGCGCGCGGCGTGAAAAACGTCAACGGCCTGCCGCGCCCCGTCCCCTACGAGATCGACCTGCAGAACGATCCCGGCTTTGTCGAAACGGCGGCGGGCTGGGGCATGGATGCGACCACGGCTTCGACCCTGACGGTCAAGCTGGCCTATGCCGGGCTGTTCGCCGTGGTGCTGATCATCATCCTGATGCTGGCGCAGCTGGCGCTGAAATCGCCCTGGGGCCGGATGATGCGCGCGATCCGCGACAACGAGGTCGCGGCGCGGGCCATGGGCAAGGATGTGACCTTTCGCCATCTGCAGGTCTTTGTGCTGGGCAGCGCGATCTGCGGCATCGCCGGCGCGATGATGACCACGCTGGACGGGCTTTTGACCCCCGGCACCTACCAGCCGCTGCGCTATACCTTTCTGATCTGGGTGATGGTCATCGTCGGCGGGTCGGGCAACAACCTGGGCGCGGTTCTGGGCGGGTTCATCATCTGGTTCCTGTGGGTGCAGGTCGATCCGATGGCGCAATGGCTGATGTCGGCAATCACCGCAGGCATGGCCGAGGGCGACCTCAAGGCGCATCTGCTGGACAGTGCGCAGCACCTGAAACTGCTGACCATGGGCGTGATCCTGCTGCTGGTCCTGCGCTTCAGCCCGCGGGGTCTGTTGCCGGAAAAATAGGGGCGCGCGAAGATATACGAAATCTTCAGGTTTTGCGCCCAGCATCAAAGGCATGGAAGGAGACACTGCCATGCCTTTGACGCGCCACACCACGAATTGGTCCGGTTTTCTGGACCGTCTTCGACATCGTTTCCCGCATGTCGACCCCGATCTGCTTGCCGATCCGGTCCAGGACCCGGCCGAGCTGACACGCCACCTGGCGCAGCAGCACGACCTGACCTTGCTTGAGGCCAGCGAAGAGCTGCGCGATTTTCTGGGGTTGGAGGATCTGGCACGGCAGGCCTGCGAATTGCGCGCAGGCTGAGGCGCGCAGACCAGGACGTTCCGGCAGGAACCTGCGGGCCTAGCCCAGCGATGTCACCCAAAGGATCATCGCATCTTCGTCGCTGATCGAAATGACGTTGTGGCCCATCGTGCTGTCGTAATAGGCGCTGTCGCCCCGGCGCATGTCGACCGGTTCGTAGAATTCCGTGTACAGCCGCACCACCCCGGTCAGAACGTACAGGAATTCCTCTCCGTCGTGGCGCACCCAGCCGTCGAATTCATCCATGCTGCGCGCCCGCACCCGGGCGCGGTAAGGCAGCATTTTCTTGCGCGTCAGGTTTTCCGCCAGCAGTTCGTGTTCATAGGTCGCTGTGGCGTGGCTTTGGCCTTCGCCATTGCGGGTCACGGCCATGCGGCCATTGACCTTTTCCTGCTGCGGCGGGGTGAACAGCTGCGGCACCGAGATTTCCAGCCCCACCGCCAGCTTTTTCAGCGCGTCATAGGTAGGCGACATCTGCCCGTTCTCGATCTTTGACAGGGTCGATCGGGCAAGCCCGGCCTGGCGCGCCGCCTGTTCCAGCGTCCATTCCTTTTCCTTGCGCAATTCGCGCACCCGCTGGCCAAGATCCAGAGGCTCGGCGATATGGTCGTCACCGTTTTCACGGGCGATACGGATCAGGGATTTGGGGTCTTTTGACATGGAAATTCCTATAGGCCGCGCCGCCTGCCCTTGCAAGCGTGCAGCCACGCGCCTAACCCTAGGCCCATGATATCGCTGTTCCACGAAGGCGCCTTTGCGCCCTGCCCCGCGCCCTTCAACCTTGCCGCCCATGTGCTGGCCGCCGGCGCGGCGCAGCCCGACAAGATCGCCCTGGCCATCGTCAAGCCGACCGGGGCGCAGCGCTGGTCCTATGCCCGGCTGATCGCCGCCGTGCGCGGCACCGCCACGGGGCTGCTGCAAAGCGGGTTGAAACCCGGTGACATCGTGCTGATGCGGCTGGGCAATACGGTGGATTTCCCCATCGCCTACCTGGGCGCCATTGCCGCCGGGATCGTGCCTGTGCCGACCTCGTCGCAATTGACCGAACGCGAGGTGGCCGGCATCATCGAGTACCTGTCGCCAAAGGCGATCCTGCGCGGCGAGGGCGTGGCCTGCCCGCCGACGCAGATCCCCGTGCATGGCCCCGACCGCTTTGAGGCCTGGCACAGCCTGCCGCCCGCCGACTATGCCATGGGCGATCCCGAAAGGCTGGCCTATATCGTCTATACCTCGGGCACTTCGGGGACGCCGCGCGCCGTGGGCCATGCCCATCGCGCGATCTGGGCGCGGCAGATGATGATGCAGGGCTGGTACGGGCTGCAACCCTCGGACCGGCTGCTGCATGCGGGGGCGTTCAACTGGACCTTTACCCTGGGCACCGGGCTGATGGACCCCTGGACCATGGGCGCCGCTGCCCTGATCCCTGCCGCGGGCACCGACCCGGCGCAGCTGGCGCTGTTGATGAAACGCAACGACGTCACGATTTTTGCCGCCGCGCCGGGGGTTTACCGGCAACTTCTCAAGTTCCCGCTGCCGCCCTTGCCCAAGCTGCGCCATGGTCTGGCCGCCGGGGAAAAGCTGCCTGATACGGTGCGCGACGGCTGGCGCGCGGCCACCGGGACCGAGATCTACGAAGCCTACGGCATGTCGGAATGTTCGACCTTCATTTCTTCGGCGCCGGGGCGCGGCCATGCCCCCGGCCGTCTGGGCGCGCCGCAACCGGGCCGCCATATCGCGCTGGTCGATGACAGCGGCACGCCGGTTCCGCTGGGCGACGAAGGCGTGATCGCCGTGCACCGCGACGATCCGGGGCTGATGCTGGGCTATGTCGGCGCGCCCGAAGCGACCCGGGCCAAGTTCGCCGGCGACTGGTTCCTATCCGGCGACCGTGGCGTGATGGACGCCGATCACCAGGTCACCTACCTTGGCCGCTCGGACGACATGATGAACGCCGGCGGCTATCGGGTTTCCCCGCTCGAGGTCGAGGCGGCGCTGGCCTCCATGCCCGGCCTGCAAGAGGTCGCGGTGACCGATGTCGAGATCAAGCCCGGCGTGCGCATCATCATGGCCTTTTACACCGGCCCGGAGGCCCTGGACGACGACGCGCTGACCGCGCATGCCCAGGAACGGCTGGCGCGGTACAAGCAGCCGCGCGGCTATGTCCATGTCGCCGCCCTGCCGCGCAATCCCAATGGCAAGATCCTGCGCCAAACCCTGAAGGACCTGCGCCCGGTGTGACCGCTGGCGCGGCGCTCTCTCGCAATTGCGCTCAGGACTTGCTAAGGGGGTCGGGAACCAAAGGTGACCCATGATCCAGCTTGATATCTTTTCCGACCCCATCTGCCCCTGGTGCTATATTGGCAAGGCCAATCTGGACCGCGCGCTCGAGGCCCACCCCGGGCATCCTTTCAAGGTGCGCTGGCTGCCTTTCATGTTGAACCCCGACATGCCCAAGGGCGGCATCGACCGGCGCGAATACCTGGAAACCAAGTTCGGCGGCAAGAAAGGCGCGATCGACGCCTATATGCCAGTGGTGCAGAATGCCGAAAAAGCCGGGCTGAAGCTGAACCTTGACGCCATCGCGCGCACGCCGTCCACGGTTGATGCGCACCGCCTGATCCATTGGGCCGAGCTGGAGGGCGCGCAGACTCCGGTGGTTGCGGCGCTGTTCCGCGCCTATTTCGTCGATGGCCGCGACATCGGGCAACCCGAAGTGCTGGCCGACATTGCCGATGGTGCCGGAATGGATGCCTCGGTCGTGCTGCGGCTGCTGGCCACCGAAGAAGACCGCCGCGAAATCTTTGAACGCGACGCCGCGGCGCGCGGGATGGGCATCACCTCGGTGCCGACCTTCATCGTCGCCCAGCAGCATGCGGTGCCCGGCGCGCAATCGCCCGAGCTTTGGGGCCAGGTCATCCGCGAGCTGACAAGCGGCGAGGTCGGGGCCGACCAGGGATGAAGCGCGGCTGGCTGAAAATCCTGACCCTGGTGGCGACGCTGGTGGCGATCATTGCCATCGGCACGGTCTATTTCCGCCAGGTCGAGGGCTGGTCCTGGCTCGATTCCTACTTTTTCACCGTGGTGACCCTGTCGACGGTGGGCTACGGCAACCTTGTGCCGGCCACCGTCGCGGGCAAGATCGGCACCACCGTGTTCATCCTGCTGGGGCTGGGCGTCTTTGCCGTGGCGGTGCAGCAGTTCGGCCTGTTCGCGATGCGCAAGCGCGAAGAGCATACCGAATGGCTGATTGCCCGGCTGGGCGACGACACGGACCCCGCCAACGAGGATGACGCCCCGACAAGCGGCGCCCCCTGACGCGGCGCCGTCATGCCCTGAGGTCAGAGGGGCTTTGCGCCGCGGGCCCTTGGCTTGCCCAAGGCAATGGGTATAGACCCGGCAGGGTCTGATCGGGCTATTACGCCCCTTCCCCAAATCCAACCGTCCGAGGCCCCCATGCCCAACCTTCCCAGCAAGGGTGAATTCGTTGCCATTGTGGCGATGTTGACCGCAACCATCGCCTTTGCGATCGACGCCATGCTGCCCGCATTGCCCCAGTTGACGGCCGAGTTTTCGCCCGAGGATCCCAACCGGGTGCAACTGGTGGTGACGATCTTTGTGCTGGGCATGGGTCTGGGAACGCTCGTCACCGGGCCGCTGTCCGACGCCTTTGGCCGCAAGCCCGTGGTTCTTGCGGGGGCCGGGCTGTATATCCTGTCGTCTTTGACGGCCATCCTGGCGCACAGCCTGGAAATGCTGCTGCTGGCGCGGTTCTTCATGGGGCTGGGGGCGGCGGGCCCGCGCGTTGTGGCCATGGCCATCGTGCGCGACCTTTATGCCGGGCGCGGCATGGCGCAGATCATGTCCTTTGTGATGATCATTTTCACGCTGGTTCCGGCGATCGCGCCGCTGCTGGGGGCGCAGCTGATCGTGCTTGGTGGCTGGCACGCGGTGTTCTGGGGCTTTGCGCTGTTTTCCATTCTGACGGCGTCATGGTTCGCGCTGCGCCTGCCCGAAACCCTGCCGCGCGAAAACCGCCGCCCGTTCCAGGCGGCAAAACTGCGCGCCGCCACGCTCGAGGTGCTGACGCATCCGGTGGTGCGCTTGTCGATCGTCGCGCAGACCTTCTGTTTTGCCGCGCTGTTCAGCATGATTTCCAACGTGCAGCCGATCTATGACGTCTTTTTCCAGCGCGCGGACAGTTTCCCGCTGTGGTTCGGCGGCATTGCCATTGCCTCAAGCTCGGCCAGTTTTCTCAACGCGGCGCTGGTGATGCGTGTCGGGATGCGCCGTCTTGTGACGGGCATGTTGTCGGCGCAGGTGCTGTTCAGCACGACGATGGTGCTGCTGATCGCCTTTGGGCTGTCGGGCACGGCGCTGTTTGCGGCCTTTGTCCTGTGGCAGACGACGGTGTTCTTTCAGGCCGGGATGACGCTGGGCAACCTGAACGCCCTGGCGATGGAGCCGATGGGCCATATCGCCGGGCTGGCGGCCTCGATTATCGGGGCGCTGGCGACGGTGGGCGCGGTGGCGCTGGCCATTCCGGTCAGCCTGCTGTTTGACGGCACGCCCCTGCCGGTCGCCATCGGCATTCTGGTGCAGGTGATCTGCGCGTTGATCGCGATGCAGTGGCTGCGCCGCGCCGAGGCGGCACAGCCGGTCACCTGACCACCCGGGTCACGCCCGGCGCCGGGCCGCATCGCCGGCATCGGCGCCGCTGTCGTTTATGGTGAACCGCGCCATCACATGGGCCAGTTCATCGGCGTGGCTGCGCAACCGCTGCCCCGAGCCTGCCATCTCGGCGCTTTGGTCAAGAATGGCCTGCGCCTTGCTGTCGAGTTCCGAAATCTGTTGCGACACATCGGCCATTTCCGTGGCGCGGCTACCCGCATCCTTGCGGATATCCTCGATCATCGCGTTCACTTCGTTGACGTGTTCGACGATCTTCGATAGGCGGCGGCCGGCCTCATTCACCAGCTTGGCCCCCGAGGCAACCTGTTCCTCGCTGCTGGAGATCAGTTCCTTGACGCCGCGCGCGGCCTCGGCGGTGCGTTGCGACAGGGCCTGCACTTCGCCCGCGACCACCGCAAAGCCGCGCCCCGAGGCCCCGGCGCGCGCCGCTTCGACCCCGGCATTCAGCGCCAGAAGGTTGGTCTGAAAGGCGATGTCGTCGATCAGGTCCATGATGTTGCTGACCTCGCCCGAGCTGCGCTCGATCCGTTGCATGGCGGCGACGGCCTTGTTGGTGATCTCGCCGCCCTGGTCGGCCTCGTCCCGGGCGGTGGACACGCGCTGCGCCGCCCGCTCTGCCTGCCGGGCCGAGGCCTCGAGCCGTCCGCTGAGCTGCTGCACCAGTTCCGCCTGCCGCCCCAGCCCCGAGGCCTGCGCCTGGGTCCCTTGGGCCAGATGTTCAAGCAAATCCCCCAAAAGCCGCGCTTCGCCGTCGAAATCATGGGCCATGCCCTGCGCATGGCCAAGCGCCGCGTCCAGCCGCAGCACCGCAAGGTTGAAGTCGCGCCGCAGGTCTTCGAAGGCCTCGGGCATGGTGTCCTTGATTTCGCAGGTCAGGTTCCGATCCGCCAGGCGGTGCAGGTTGGTGCGCAGCAGGCCGATGGCCTGCTCGGCCTCGGCCACCATCTGGCGGGCCTTCGCCTCGGCGATTTCAGCGCGGTGCGATTGGTCGGCAACCGATTCGCTTTGTTCGGTGATCCGCCGGACCAGCGCGTTGCTGCGCGCGATGGATTGCACAAGGATCGCGGTTTCAAAGACCACGACCCCCGCATGCAGGACCGTGCGTTCGATATTCTGCATCAGGTCGATGGTCGGATAGACCAGCGCCGGCAAAAAGAAGGTCAGGCCAAGGTGATGCACCGCAGTCGCCCCTGCCCCGACCAACAGCGCGCGGATGTTGCCCAGCGTCGATATCCCCGCCAGCATCACGAAATAGACCAT contains these protein-coding regions:
- a CDS encoding ABC transporter ATP-binding protein; amino-acid sequence: MNSGAYDDRGNRDQSLGNSAGMGTVDGYRGDGVARPGAPGPFLIGEAMTGGYGKGPDILHDCTIAVEKGEIAVIVGPNGAGKSTAMKAIFGMLDVRSGSVRLDGADITALSPQARVRQGMGFVPQTHNIFTSMTVEENLEMGAFIRTDDFRKTMAQVYELFPILHEKRHQAAGELSGGQRQQVAVGRALMTQPKVLMLDEPTAGVSPIVMDELFDRIIEVARTGISILMVEQNARQALEIADKGYVLVQGANAHTGTGKDLLADDEVRRSFLGG
- a CDS encoding branched-chain amino acid ABC transporter permease, translating into MDLLNALVALANFVLIPAVAYGSQLALGALGVTLIYGILRFSNFAHGDTMAFGTMVTILFTWWFQSMGLSLGPLPTALLAIPFGIAGTALLVLGTDRVVYRFYRAQKVKPVILVMVSLGVMFVYNGITRIILGPDDQNFADGERFLISARDFKAMTGLDEALAIRTTQALTVVVAVIVVAALFWFLNRTRTGKSMRAYSDNEDLALLSGINPEKVERVTWVIVAALVTIAGVLYGLDKSYKPFTYFQLLLPIFAAAIVGGLGNPLGAILGGFVIAFSEVGITYAWKKVLGYALPDSLAPDGLVQLLSTDYKFAVSFVILVIVLLIKPTGLMKGKSV
- a CDS encoding branched-chain amino acid ABC transporter permease, with translation MNLTLRTWALFALVAVLIIGTGFLQSWNTALFILNFGLISAIMSLGVNLQWGIAGLFNVGIMGFVALGGLAVVLTSMPPVAEAWAAGGLRILLGLAIGVAVLVAAVLAHKRLKKGWLVAVIVVGGFFTFRAVFDGGVEAVEAVNPSVSGYLGGLGLPVLMAWPIGGLLAAGGAWVIGKTALGLRSDYLAIATLGISEIIIAVMKNEDWLARGVKNVNGLPRPVPYEIDLQNDPGFVETAAGWGMDATTASTLTVKLAYAGLFAVVLIIILMLAQLALKSPWGRMMRAIRDNEVAARAMGKDVTFRHLQVFVLGSAICGIAGAMMTTLDGLLTPGTYQPLRYTFLIWVMVIVGGSGNNLGAVLGGFIIWFLWVQVDPMAQWLMSAITAGMAEGDLKAHLLDSAQHLKLLTMGVILLLVLRFSPRGLLPEK
- a CDS encoding helix-turn-helix domain-containing protein — encoded protein: MSKDPKSLIRIARENGDDHIAEPLDLGQRVRELRKEKEWTLEQAARQAGLARSTLSKIENGQMSPTYDALKKLAVGLEISVPQLFTPPQQEKVNGRMAVTRNGEGQSHATATYEHELLAENLTRKKMLPYRARVRARSMDEFDGWVRHDGEEFLYVLTGVVRLYTEFYEPVDMRRGDSAYYDSTMGHNVISISDEDAMILWVTSLG
- a CDS encoding class I adenylate-forming enzyme family protein; the protein is MISLFHEGAFAPCPAPFNLAAHVLAAGAAQPDKIALAIVKPTGAQRWSYARLIAAVRGTATGLLQSGLKPGDIVLMRLGNTVDFPIAYLGAIAAGIVPVPTSSQLTEREVAGIIEYLSPKAILRGEGVACPPTQIPVHGPDRFEAWHSLPPADYAMGDPERLAYIVYTSGTSGTPRAVGHAHRAIWARQMMMQGWYGLQPSDRLLHAGAFNWTFTLGTGLMDPWTMGAAALIPAAGTDPAQLALLMKRNDVTIFAAAPGVYRQLLKFPLPPLPKLRHGLAAGEKLPDTVRDGWRAATGTEIYEAYGMSECSTFISSAPGRGHAPGRLGAPQPGRHIALVDDSGTPVPLGDEGVIAVHRDDPGLMLGYVGAPEATRAKFAGDWFLSGDRGVMDADHQVTYLGRSDDMMNAGGYRVSPLEVEAALASMPGLQEVAVTDVEIKPGVRIIMAFYTGPEALDDDALTAHAQERLARYKQPRGYVHVAALPRNPNGKILRQTLKDLRPV
- a CDS encoding DsbA family oxidoreductase encodes the protein MIQLDIFSDPICPWCYIGKANLDRALEAHPGHPFKVRWLPFMLNPDMPKGGIDRREYLETKFGGKKGAIDAYMPVVQNAEKAGLKLNLDAIARTPSTVDAHRLIHWAELEGAQTPVVAALFRAYFVDGRDIGQPEVLADIADGAGMDASVVLRLLATEEDRREIFERDAAARGMGITSVPTFIVAQQHAVPGAQSPELWGQVIRELTSGEVGADQG
- a CDS encoding potassium channel family protein, with the protein product MKRGWLKILTLVATLVAIIAIGTVYFRQVEGWSWLDSYFFTVVTLSTVGYGNLVPATVAGKIGTTVFILLGLGVFAVAVQQFGLFAMRKREEHTEWLIARLGDDTDPANEDDAPTSGAP
- a CDS encoding multidrug effflux MFS transporter; this translates as MPNLPSKGEFVAIVAMLTATIAFAIDAMLPALPQLTAEFSPEDPNRVQLVVTIFVLGMGLGTLVTGPLSDAFGRKPVVLAGAGLYILSSLTAILAHSLEMLLLARFFMGLGAAGPRVVAMAIVRDLYAGRGMAQIMSFVMIIFTLVPAIAPLLGAQLIVLGGWHAVFWGFALFSILTASWFALRLPETLPRENRRPFQAAKLRAATLEVLTHPVVRLSIVAQTFCFAALFSMISNVQPIYDVFFQRADSFPLWFGGIAIASSSASFLNAALVMRVGMRRLVTGMLSAQVLFSTTMVLLIAFGLSGTALFAAFVLWQTTVFFQAGMTLGNLNALAMEPMGHIAGLAASIIGALATVGAVALAIPVSLLFDGTPLPVAIGILVQVICALIAMQWLRRAEAAQPVT
- a CDS encoding methyl-accepting chemotaxis protein — encoded protein: MMETPNTSKRSNEAGKAVLALAYAMILLQVLSDFKLGTSLLSGTAGTVLLALVATLAVRRQSRLAGDVIAVCLVGQVAILTVTYRGHPWQIDTHMVYFVMLAGISTLGNIRALLVGAGATAVHHLGLTFFLPALVYPTIDLMQNIERTVLHAGVVVFETAILVQSIARSNALVRRITEQSESVADQSHRAEIAEAKARQMVAEAEQAIGLLRTNLHRLADRNLTCEIKDTMPEAFEDLRRDFNLAVLRLDAALGHAQGMAHDFDGEARLLGDLLEHLAQGTQAQASGLGRQAELVQQLSGRLEASARQAERAAQRVSTARDEADQGGEITNKAVAAMQRIERSSGEVSNIMDLIDDIAFQTNLLALNAGVEAARAGASGRGFAVVAGEVQALSQRTAEAARGVKELISSSEEQVASGAKLVNEAGRRLSKIVEHVNEVNAMIEDIRKDAGSRATEMADVSQQISELDSKAQAILDQSAEMAGSGQRLRSHADELAHVMARFTINDSGADAGDAARRRA